The Paenibacillus sp. FSL R7-0345 DNA segment CTCACTGGTGCAACAGCGGCTGTAGTGGCGACAATATTGCTTAAGCCACGTCTTGGCAAATTTAATAAAGAAGGCAAACCGGTTATTATCCCGGGCCACAACCAGGTGTTCACTGTACTCGGTGTAATCATTCTCTGGTTCGGCTGGTTCGGCTTCAACCCTGGTAGTGCATTGTCCCCTATGGGCGGCTTCTTCGGTCACGTAGCACTGACAACCAACATTGCAGCTGCTGCCGGCGGTCTGGCTGCACTGATTGCTTCCTGGCTGTACTTCGGCAAATCCGATATTCCGGCTATGCTGAACGGCGTATTGGCTGCACTGGTAGCGATCACCGGTGCCTGCGCATTCGTAGAACCTTGGGCGGCTATCGTTATCGGTCTGGTTGCCGGAGCATTCACTTTCATGACTTCGCAATGGCTGGAGCGTGCAGGTCTTGATGATCCAATCTATGCTTTCTCCGTACACGGTATTGCAGGTATGTGGGGTGCGTTGTCCACAGGTCTCTTCGCAACACCTGAACTGATCGAAAAAGGCGGACTCGTTGGTGAAGCAGGCCTGTTCTACGGCGGGGGCTTCCACCAGCTGGGCGTTCAGGCGCTTGGTGTAGTTGGAACCTTCGTATTCGTAGCTGTCCTGTCCTTCGTAATCCTGTATGTAATGAAGCTGGTTATGGGAATCCGCGTTACAGAAGAAGAAGAATTGATGGGTCTGGATATCAGTGAGCACGGTACTTACGGTTATCCTGAACAGATGAAGCTGATTACAGATTCCGAATCCAAAACCCACAAATTATAATTTTCTACTGACGGGAGGCGGACCGCGTGGCTGGGATGGAAACGACAGAGTGGAGCGAAGATAAGAGAATGCAATCCATCGCAACGGCCGGTTCGCCGCAGGAGCTGAAAGGCAGGCGTACAGCCTGCCAGGAGGCACTCCTGGAGCAGTTAAACGTGATACCGATTGAGGAATGGGTGTCCCGCGTCAATGCAATGCATGATCTGATTGCTGCGGCTGCGGTGAAGCTTTGTGAGGCGCAGATGAAGGAGGCGGGCTACGGCCCGCCTCCCTGCGCTTATTCCTTTATTGTATTCGGCAGTGCCGGCAGACAGGAATCCACTCTCTGGAGTGATCAGGATAACGGTCTGATCGTGGAGGGGGAGCCGGATGACGTCAAGCTGACCTACTTTACTGCTTTTGGCGAGTTGTTATCGGATATGCTTGAGGCCGTGGGTTATGAGAAATGCGAAGGCAGAGTGATGTGCTCTGAACCGCTCTGGCGCAAGACGCTGACGGAGTGGAAGGAGCAGTTAGGCAGCTGGATGAGCCAGCTGGAATGGGAGCCTATCCGCTATCTGATTATTGCATCAGATATGAGGCATGTGGCCGGAAGCGCAGAGCTGTCGGCTGAATGGAGGGAAGCCTTTCATGCCGGCTTTGTAGACAATGATAAATTGACTACGGCTGTTTTGCGCAACACTGTCCGCCACAAAGCAACACTCAATCTGCTTGGACAGGTATTAACAGAACGATTTGGCGATTATGCCGGCGGCTTTGATATTAAATACGGAATGTACATCCCGCTTGTAAATATAGTCAGGCATTTAGCCCTGCTGAATGCGGTTAAGGACAGTTCCACCCTGAAACGGATATCAAGACTCAGTGAACGGGAGGAATATGAACAGCTGCAGGAGATCCGCGGGGCTTTTTTGACAGCTTTGCGGATGCGTGTGAATACACCGTACATGGTACAGGACGGGCTTCTGTCGAGCAGTGATTATATTTCCGAAAGTGATCTAAAGAACAAACAGCTTATGTCTGAGCTGCGTGAAAGTCTGCTGCTGGTCAGAAAACTGCACAGGGCTTTACAGCGCCAGCTCCGCTCAGCGGAAAGGAGGCAGTCATGAAAGAGCCCAATAAAGGCGGCGGATTCTGGAGCAATCTGCGGCAGGGCGGTATGCCCTCCGCTATCGCATCCATCAGAGGCGGCGAATCCGCCCAGCAGACTGCGCAGCAGATGGCCTTTATCAGGTCGCTGATGCGTGAGAAGCGGCGGCCTGAAGTACTGCATACTCCGCTTTCGGAGCTGGAGACGGTTATATTCGATCTGGAAACGACCGGTTTTTCCCATCAGCATGGTGATGAAATTATGTCATTCGGGGCTATCCGGGTGGTCGGTGAAGAAATAAAAGAAGAGGAATGCTTCTATACACTGGTGAACTGCCAGACAGCTATACCGGAGGACATTACCAGATTAACAGGAATTACCGGGGAGATGACAGCTGCTGCTCCATCGCTGATTGACGGCCTTCATAACTTCATGTCTTTTGTCGGCCAGCGGGTGCTGGTGGCGCATGGCAGTGCGCATGATAAATCCTTTTTGAATGCAGCCTTGTGGAAAACCTCCAAGGTACAGCTGACCCACCGTGTCCTGGACACGATGATGCTGGCCCGCTGGCTGGAGCCGCAGCGCAGCAATTATACGCTGGATGAACTGCTCGCTGTTCATGAAATTCCAATCCAGGGGCGGCATCACGCGCTGGAGGATGCCAGAATGACGGCCCGGCTATGGGTCGCTTATCTCCGGGAGATTGCTAATAAACGTCAGGTTGACACGCTGGGCGACCTCTATGCTTATTTGAGCAGAGCCTGAAGCTCTGTATGCAGCAATTGCGCAGCAGGTTTGCCGTCTGGGCCAATCCCACGGCTGATTATAAACCCGTTAAGAAGCGGAAGGGCATTGCCTGTTCCCGGGGAGCCGATCAGATAGACCTTAAATTCCGGACCCAGAGCCTGAAGCCCCTGCATATCGGCCTGGGAGGGCCACGGCAGTGAAGCGGGATGGGAATGGAACAGGCCGATCGGGGCAGGGTCGCTGTACATTGCTTTGACCCACTCCCCCGGGTCGGGGACAAAGGTATGCAGCGGGTCAGGCGCAACGTTGCTCAAGGGCACATAGCTGCTGATGAGTATGCCTCCCGCTGCGGCAGTACCCAGCAGTAATCCGCAAGCTTCATGCGGAAGACAGGTCAGTAAATGCTTCCCCAGCATGAGCTGTACGGAGGAATCCAGCCGGATTGGCGGGGTTGTTCCCTGGAATGCTGTCATGTATTAACCCCTCTCTCTTCATAGGATTCCGTCTTTGGACGGAGTCCTCTTTTTTGTGCACGGGTAGTTTGAAATGGGCTGCATTGGGGGTACAATAGGAGCAACCCATCCCATATGTAAAGGAACAGACTACTTATGAGAGCTGTTAAAAGACGGAATGTTGCGGTCCTGGCATTAATTGTGCTGGTAACAGCCTTTGCTCTGGGACGCTGGCTGAACAATAAACCTGAGGCTGTTCCGGTAGCCCAGCAGGTCATGGCGGGCGGGACCGGCGCTGGCCAGGCAGCCCCTGCTTTTTCACTGAAGGATAACGCCGGCCGTGAGTATACGGTAGGCGGTCCGAGGGATAAGGCACTGATTGTGAACTTCTGGGCCTCCTGGTGCGGCCCCTGCCAGCAGGAGGCGCCTGACCTTAATGCGATGGCGCTGAAATACAAGGATGTGCTGGATATCTACGGAGTTAACGTGACCAGCCAGGATTATAAGCCGAATGCCGAACGGTTCATCAGGAAGTATATGCTGGCTTTTCCGGTTTTGTTCGATCTTAAAGGCGAAGTGTTCGACCAGTACAAGGGTCAGGTCTTTCCGACCAATGTGCTGATTGATAAGAATGGGGTAATCACTGAAGTTGTACTCGGTGTCCTGACCCCGGAGGAACTGGAGAAAAAAATTATAGCCCTGACCGGCAGCTGAGCAATCAGCAGCCGACAATGAAGCCCCTCTGCCATGCGGGAATTAAACTCCCGCTGCAGAGGGGCTTCGTATAATGCGGACAGTCTGCTTTAGTGGTTAACCAGACCTCTAGGTTCGCTGCTGTTCTTTGCACCATTCTCCAGGGAAATCTGCCCGAGCAGGGCATAACGCATACTGTCAACCAGTGCTTCCCAGCTGGCCTCGATAACATTGCTGGATACGCCAACGGTGCTCCAGGTATTATTGTAATCCTTGGATTCGATCAGTACGCGTACCTTGGCAGCCGTCTGATCCTGCTCATCAAGCACACGTACCTTATAGTCGGAGAGATGCATCTCATCAAGCCGCGGAAAATAAGTCTTCAGCGCTTTGCGCAGCGCATTATCCAGCGCGTTAACCGGTCCGTTGCCTTCGGCGGCGGTGTAGAGGCTGTCGCCGCCTACACGAAGCTTAACAAAGGCCTCGGAGACTACAGGATGGCCGGCATTTTTTTCGACCAGCATCTTAAAGGATTCAAAAACAAACAGCTCGTTCAGCTCACCTGTCGCTTCACGCAGCAGCAGCTCAAGGGAGGCGTCGGCTCCTTCAAACTGATAACCCTGATGCTCCAGGTTCTTAATCTTGTCAATGACCTTGCGGGCCTGCTCGCTGGTCGGATCGAGGCTAAGTCCCATATCCTGAGCTTTGGAGAGCACATTGCTCTGGCCGGCAAGCTCGGAGACGAGTACCCGCTGCTTGTTGCCGACAAGCTCGGGGGCAATATGCTCATACGTACGGGAATCCCGGAGGATTGCCGAGACATGAATGCCGCCCTTATGGGCAAATGCGGCTGTTCCGACATATGGCTGATTCACCGGCATGTTCACGTTGGCTACTTCGCTTACATAGCGGGCAGTGTTGGTCAGCTGCGGCAGGGAGTCACCCGGGATGCAGTGATAGCCCATCTTAAGCTGTAGTGTAGGGATGACGGAGCACAGATTGGCATTACCGCAGCGTTCCCCGTATCCGTTAATTGTACCCTGTACCTGACGGGCTCCCGCATTGATTGCGCTCAGCGCATTGGCAACTGCGAGCTCGCAGTCATTATGGGTGTGGATGCCCAGATCGGCGCCGGGAAGATGCCCTGAAATCGCAGTGACGATGTCATACACTTCATTCGGCAGCGTACCGCCGTTTGTATCACACATGACGAGCCAGTCTGCTCCGGCTTCGCGTGCTTTAGCTAGTACGGCAGCAGCATACACCGGATTGTTCTTGTAGCCGTCAAAGAAATGCTCGGCATCGAAGATGACCTCCAGCCCTTTTTGCTTGAGATAGGAGATGGAGTCGCCGATCATTGCGAGATTCTCCTCCAGCGTGGTCTGCAGTGCGGTGTGCACATGGAAGTCCCATGATTTGCCGACCAGCGTTGCCGCAGGCACGCCGGCATCAATCATTCTTTGCAAATTGTCGTCGTGCTCGGCAATAGAGTTTTTGCGGCGGGTGCTGCCGAAGGCGGTAATTTTGGCGTTCAGATACAATTCTTTGACCCGTTTGAAAAACTCAATGTCTTTATTGTTGCTTCCCGGGATGCCACCTTCAATGTAATGCACACCGAGATCATCGAGTTTCTTGGCAATTTTCAGCTTGTCATCCGCCGACAGACTGATGCCCTCGCCTTGTGTGCCGTCGCGAAGTGTCGTATCGAAGATGGAAATGGACTTAGACATTAAGTCTCCTCCTAAAAGTTTTGTGAGCATCTGCTCCATTGATTTCGGCTTCGGACAAAACTTGCCTCGGAAGCATATGCTTAGTTTTGTGAGCATCTGCTCCATTGATTTCGGCTTCGGAAGCATCAACTACGTATTGAAATAATTTTTATATTATAGCATTTTTACGCGGGAATGTAACAAAGAACTTTACAGGAGGGGTGCGGCCTTTATTGACCTCCCCCAGACAAAAGCGTTATGCTGAAATGAACAATGGAAACCATGAAGATAAGAAGGTAGATATTGTGCAGAATGTGGATCAGTATTATCCGGCA contains these protein-coding regions:
- a CDS encoding M67 family metallopeptidase; translation: MTAFQGTTPPIRLDSSVQLMLGKHLLTCLPHEACGLLLGTAAAGGILISSYVPLSNVAPDPLHTFVPDPGEWVKAMYSDPAPIGLFHSHPASLPWPSQADMQGLQALGPEFKVYLIGSPGTGNALPLLNGFIISRGIGPDGKPAAQLLHTELQALLK
- the cimA gene encoding citramalate synthase; translated protein: MSKSISIFDTTLRDGTQGEGISLSADDKLKIAKKLDDLGVHYIEGGIPGSNNKDIEFFKRVKELYLNAKITAFGSTRRKNSIAEHDDNLQRMIDAGVPAATLVGKSWDFHVHTALQTTLEENLAMIGDSISYLKQKGLEVIFDAEHFFDGYKNNPVYAAAVLAKAREAGADWLVMCDTNGGTLPNEVYDIVTAISGHLPGADLGIHTHNDCELAVANALSAINAGARQVQGTINGYGERCGNANLCSVIPTLQLKMGYHCIPGDSLPQLTNTARYVSEVANVNMPVNQPYVGTAAFAHKGGIHVSAILRDSRTYEHIAPELVGNKQRVLVSELAGQSNVLSKAQDMGLSLDPTSEQARKVIDKIKNLEHQGYQFEGADASLELLLREATGELNELFVFESFKMLVEKNAGHPVVSEAFVKLRVGGDSLYTAAEGNGPVNALDNALRKALKTYFPRLDEMHLSDYKVRVLDEQDQTAAKVRVLIESKDYNNTWSTVGVSSNVIEASWEALVDSMRYALLGQISLENGAKNSSEPRGLVNH
- a CDS encoding exonuclease domain-containing protein yields the protein MKEPNKGGGFWSNLRQGGMPSAIASIRGGESAQQTAQQMAFIRSLMREKRRPEVLHTPLSELETVIFDLETTGFSHQHGDEIMSFGAIRVVGEEIKEEECFYTLVNCQTAIPEDITRLTGITGEMTAAAPSLIDGLHNFMSFVGQRVLVAHGSAHDKSFLNAALWKTSKVQLTHRVLDTMMLARWLEPQRSNYTLDELLAVHEIPIQGRHHALEDARMTARLWVAYLREIANKRQVDTLGDLYAYLSRA
- a CDS encoding TlpA disulfide reductase family protein; this translates as MRAVKRRNVAVLALIVLVTAFALGRWLNNKPEAVPVAQQVMAGGTGAGQAAPAFSLKDNAGREYTVGGPRDKALIVNFWASWCGPCQQEAPDLNAMALKYKDVLDIYGVNVTSQDYKPNAERFIRKYMLAFPVLFDLKGEVFDQYKGQVFPTNVLIDKNGVITEVVLGVLTPEELEKKIIALTGS
- a CDS encoding ammonium transporter, coding for MKKKLLMMFLAMITLMIYPVSAFAAEGPAAPDLQIGLDTAFTFLAFILVFFMQAGFALLEAGSVRMKNAGHVAGKTVLTLAIASLCFWAVGFGLGFGNGNGFIGTTGWFYGGDAQASSFESLAFSDVTLNIKFLFQMAFAAVSLAIVSGGMAERAKLSVYIIFGILFSVIIYPVVAHWVWGGGWLANLEMQDYAGSTVVHLTGATAAVVATILLKPRLGKFNKEGKPVIIPGHNQVFTVLGVIILWFGWFGFNPGSALSPMGGFFGHVALTTNIAAAAGGLAALIASWLYFGKSDIPAMLNGVLAALVAITGACAFVEPWAAIVIGLVAGAFTFMTSQWLERAGLDDPIYAFSVHGIAGMWGALSTGLFATPELIEKGGLVGEAGLFYGGGFHQLGVQALGVVGTFVFVAVLSFVILYVMKLVMGIRVTEEEELMGLDISEHGTYGYPEQMKLITDSESKTHKL
- a CDS encoding DUF294 nucleotidyltransferase-like domain-containing protein — translated: METTEWSEDKRMQSIATAGSPQELKGRRTACQEALLEQLNVIPIEEWVSRVNAMHDLIAAAAVKLCEAQMKEAGYGPPPCAYSFIVFGSAGRQESTLWSDQDNGLIVEGEPDDVKLTYFTAFGELLSDMLEAVGYEKCEGRVMCSEPLWRKTLTEWKEQLGSWMSQLEWEPIRYLIIASDMRHVAGSAELSAEWREAFHAGFVDNDKLTTAVLRNTVRHKATLNLLGQVLTERFGDYAGGFDIKYGMYIPLVNIVRHLALLNAVKDSSTLKRISRLSEREEYEQLQEIRGAFLTALRMRVNTPYMVQDGLLSSSDYISESDLKNKQLMSELRESLLLVRKLHRALQRQLRSAERRQS